Genomic window (Candidatus Aminicenantes bacterium):
TTGCCGATGAGCAGGAAGGGCGGAACTTCGCCTTCCGCACCGGCCAGTTCGGCGAGTACTCGGTCTTCGGCGAGGGCGAGTGCACCTTCTGCATTGCCTCGCCGCCGACGCGCCGGGGCTACATCGAGTGCACCTTCCGCAAGATGGGGCGGGTCACCTCATCCCTGGCCGGCCTCGAACCCGGGGAGACGATCGGTTTCCGCGGGCCCTACGGCAACATCTTTCCCATCCATGAATGGGAGAAGAAAAACCTGCTGTTTATCGCCGGCGGCATCGCCCTACCTCCCATGCGCAGCGTCATTTGGAACGTCCTGGACCTGCGCGACCGCTACAAGGACATCACTATCGTCTATGGGGCGCGCACGGTGGCCGACTTGGTCTACAAGCGCGAATTGACCGAATGGGCCGGGCGCGCGGACGTCAAGGTGATCACCACCGTCGACCCCGGCGGCGAGACGGAGGACTGGAAAGGCGAGATCGGCTTCGTGCCGACGGTGCTCGACAAGGCTGCCCCCGCTATCGCGAGCCGCGACACCGTGGCCGTGGTCTGCGGCCCGCCGGTTATGATCAAATTCACTTTTCCGGTGCTGACCAAGCTGGGCTTCAAGCCGGAAGCGATCTTCACCACCCTGGAGAACCGCATGAAGTGCGGGGTGGGCAAGTGCGGCCGCTGCAACGTCGGCAAGTACTTCGTCTGCAAGGACGGGCCGGTGTTCACCTTGGCGCAGCTGAAGGATATGCCGCAGGAGTACTAATAGACCTCGGCGTACGGTGTACGGCAAACGGTTTACGGTAAAAGCCAAAAATTCAGCATTAAAATGCTGTCTTGAACGAAAGTTGAGATAGTTTCAGACGTAGTTGATGTTTAAAGATCGATTTGTTCTCTTGCCGTACACCGTCAACCGTCAGCCGTAAATCGAGTTCAAAAAGATGCTATAGATCCAGTCTGATCGGTAGGGTTACTGAAGTGATCTCGTCCCAATGCAACTGGCGCTGGATGGCGAAAGCCGTCTCGTTGTGCAGCATCTTGTGGTAGAACTTTTCGTGGCGGAAGGTCAGCTTGCCGGTGAACACGGTCGAGCGGTGGAACTCGGCCTTGATGTCCTTGCACAGCTGGGTGGCGGTTTCGACCACGTCGGTACCCACGGCGAAGCGATAGTCGGCGGCGAAACCCAGGCTGCGGGCCAAGTCGACGTATTTTTGCAGGGTTGCCTTGACCGATTCCTCCAGGTTCTTCATCTCCTCGGCCCCTTTGAAACTGCCGGAATCAACCACGGCCACCGAGGTGAAGATGAAGTTCTTGTACAGGTTGGGGAAGTTGCGGATCACCGACAGGATCGTGTGCGCCCCGAAGCCGCTGTAGTCGCTGACCAGCTGGATGGCGGTCATCTCCCGGGGATTGACCGGGTCCATGTTGGCCTTGCGGTTGGTGGATATGTCTATAAGCAGCTCGTCGAGCTTGCGCACCGCCTTTTTCACGTTGTTGTAATGGCGGCGGATGAGGTAGCAGAGGATGACG
Coding sequences:
- a CDS encoding FAD/NAD(P)-binding protein; translation: MSMAGIFKPYLMKIEHIIDETPDVKTMRLAFADEQEGRNFAFRTGQFGEYSVFGEGECTFCIASPPTRRGYIECTFRKMGRVTSSLAGLEPGETIGFRGPYGNIFPIHEWEKKNLLFIAGGIALPPMRSVIWNVLDLRDRYKDITIVYGARTVADLVYKRELTEWAGRADVKVITTVDPGGETEDWKGEIGFVPTVLDKAAPAIASRDTVAVVCGPPVMIKFTFPVLTKLGFKPEAIFTTLENRMKCGVGKCGRCNVGKYFVCKDGPVFTLAQLKDMPQEY
- a CDS encoding KUP/HAK/KT family potassium transporter, whose protein sequence is IDGPRVKANMAIDSWFPHRFAALSERLTMQNGVLLMGGASIFLLLYTGGKISNLVVMYAINVFMTFSISEIGMSTYFIKNRKREVYWKKHLPVHMTGFVLCFTILIITSYEKFREGGWMTLLITTAFVILCYLIRRHYNNVKKAVRKLDELLIDISTNRKANMDPVNPREMTAIQLVSDYSGFGAHTILSVIRNFPNLYKNFIFTSVAVVDSGSFKGAEEMKNLEESVKATLQKYVDLARSLGFAADYRFAVGTDVVETATQLCKDIKAEFHRSTVFTGKLTFRHEKFYHKMLHNETAFAIQRQLHWDEITSVTLPIRLDL